In Leishmania mexicana MHOM/GT/2001/U1103 complete genome, chromosome 13, the following proteins share a genomic window:
- a CDS encoding nucleobase transporter — MFLNFSSLAEAYVYATCVLLGVSMLMPLNALVSAPAYMLDYYKYATRNPDAQPNSPLFWNNIFTFYNVASVVTQALVGPTVLTPWARKLSLSFRFLMALTLMMLEVFVILVIPTGGVSQVGAMAAFFIVTIAAGVGKSYLEATCYALVGTMPPKFMSAIMFGCGFSGVISSTLQCIIKASMKDTYESVLHQAYLYFSLSLGFMAVALAMALSLRFNTFAQEHVGEFRAIKRAKDATKGLDVDAANKTAEGEVNGTLSSNQHQPFAANPVAKGNDIYGDLIDEKADMARRKAEGAGGSDDLSECEEVRVVDHQPGDTGSDSNVDDRNLTTSEQLQRTRAWPVAKFIWPLMAACFCNFFVSLLILPSLIIPVDRTDKWFATIAILLYNCGDATGRWLSSVKLLWPSHRVLFISIGCRFIFIPLTFLCIYKYIPGHPAPYVFFSLLGLTNGFFGAMAMVFGPIDPRLRTEGQRVMAGQMMGVSLLAGASLAAVMAMAIVPFLP; from the coding sequence ATGTTCCTCAACTTCTCCTCCCTGGCGGAGGCGTACGTGTATGCCACGTGCGTGCTCCTCGGTGTTTCGATGCTCATGCCGCTGAATGCCCTCGTGTCGGCGCCCGCGTACATGCTCGACTACTACAAGTACGCGACACGAAACCCGGATGCGCAGCCGAACAGCCCCCTTTTCTGGAATAACATTTTTACCTTCTACAACGTGGCGTCAGTGGTAACGCAGGCATTGGTGGGCCCAACGGTGCTGACCCCGTGGGCGCGCAagctctccctttccttccgCTTCCTCATGGCCCTGACGCTCATGATGTTGGAGGTGTTCGTGATTCTGGTGATTCCCACCGGGGGCGTGTCGCAGGTTGGCGCCATGGCCGCCTTCTTTATCGTGACCATCGCGGCCGGCGTGGGCAAGTCGTACCTGGAGGCGACGTGCTACGCGCTGGTGGGTACGATGCCGCCGAAGTTCATGTCCGCCATCATGTTCGGCTGCGGCTTTTCCGGTGTTATTTCCTCGACGCTGCAGTGCATCATCAAGGCATCCATGAAGGACACGTACGAATCGGTGCTCCACCAGGCGTACCTCTACTTCAGCCTCTCTCTCGGCTTCATGGCTGTTGCGCTCGCCATGGCGCTCTCCCTGCGCTTCAACACCTTCGCGCAGGAGCACGTCGGCGAGTTCCGTGCCATCAAGCGTGCCAAGGACGCCACGAAGGGCCTGGACGTCGATGCGGCCAACAAAACCGCCGAGGGAGAAGTGAACGGCACCCTCAGCAGCAACCAGCATCAACCCTTCGCTGCCAATCCGGTGGCAAAGGGCAATGACATCTACGGCGATCTCATCGACGAGAAAGCTGACATGGCGCGCCGAAAGGCCGAGGGCGCGGGCGGCTCTGACGATCTGAGCGAGTGCGAAgaggtgcgggtggtggACCACCAGCCTGGCGACACCGGCAGCGATAGCAACGTGGACGACCGAAACCTGACCACCtcggagcagctgcagcgcacgcgcgcctggCCTGTGGCAAAGTTCATCTGGCCTCTCATGGCTGCCTGCTTCTGCAACTTCTTTGTTTCCCTGCTCATCCTGCCGTCCCTTATAATCCCGGTCGACCGCACGGACAAGTGGTTTGCGACCATCGCGATTCTGCTGTACAACTGCGGTGATGCGACCGGCCGCTGGCTATCCTCAGTGAAGCTCCTATGGCCCTCGCATCGTGTGCTCTTCATCAGCATCGGGTGCCGCTTCATCTTCATTCCGCTGACGTTCCTGTGCATCTACAAGTACATCCCTGGCCACCCGGCCCCATACGTGTTCTTTTCACTGCTCGGCCTCACAAACGGCTTCTTTGGTGCGATGGCGATGGTGTTCGGCCCGATCGACCCACGCCTGCGCACGGAGGGCCAGCGTGTGATGGCGGGTCAGATGATGGGTGTCTCGCTCCTCGCTGGTGCGTCGCTGGCCGCCGTGATGGCGATGGCAATCGTGCCCTTCCTTCCCTAA
- a CDS encoding putative 40S ribosomal protein S4 → MCSGIGTHAEAALKRRRHGSGGRMVPLTWDQSSQKATRVGSTVLVMGSCGGEEGEGRKESGSAGCLAFFLFLCPSVMAPSPAFPLAFRVCCFTSPARASICTCICSYPRVCCCRCWCPSSLTRLFPPLLFSPSALCVSRSLPHRTSVELVPPPAPAKMAKKHLKRLYAPKDWMLSKLTGVFAPRPRPGPHKLRECLPLLVIIRNRLKYALNAREGEMILRQGLVHVDNHPRRDGKYPAGFMDVVEIPKTGDRFRLMYDVKGRFALVNLSEAEAQIKLMKVVNLYTATGRVPVAVTHDGHRIRYPDPHTSIGDTIVYNVKEKKCVDLIKNRQGKAVIVTGGANRGRIGEIVKVECHPGAFNIAHLKDASGAEFATRAANIFVIGKDLNNLQVTVPKQQGLRMNVIQEREERLIAAEARKNAPARGARKARK, encoded by the coding sequence atgtgtagTGGGATAGGGACGCACGCCGAGGCCGCTCTTaagcgacggcgacacggGTCGGGCGGGCGGATGGTACCGCTTACGTGGGACCAAAGCAGCCAGAAAGCGACGAGGGTCGGGAGCACGGTATTGGTTATGGGAAGCTGCGgtggggaggaaggggagggacgCAAAGAAAGCGGGAGTGCTGGCTGCctcgccttcttcctcttcttaTGCCCATCCGTGATGGCGCCTTCTCCCGCTTTCCCTCTCGCTTTTCGGGTGTGCTGCTTCACCTCCCCCGCACGCGCAAGTATATGTACATGTATATGCTCTTACCcacgtgtgtgctgctgcaggtgctggtgCCCATCGTCCCTTACTCGCCTTTTTCCACCGCtactcttctccccctctgccctctgtgtctctcgctctcttccccACAGAACATCCGTAGAGCTcgttcccccccccgcccccgcaaAGATGGCCAAGAAGCACCTCAAGCGCTTGTATGCGCCCAAGGACTGGATGCTGAGCAAGCTGACCGGCGTGTTCGCGCCGCGTCCGCGTCCGGGTCCACACAAGCTGCGCGAgtgcctgccgctgctggtgatcATCCGCAACCGGCTGAAGTACGCGCTGAACGCGCGCGAGGGTGAGATGATCCTGCGCCAGGGCCTGGTGCACGTGGACAACCACccgcgccgcgacggcaAGTACCCCGCCGGATTCATGGACGTGGTCGAGATCCCGAAGACGGGCGACCGCTTCCGCCTGATGTACGACGTCAAGGGCCGCTTCGCGTTGGTGAACCTGtccgaggcggaggcgcagatCAAGCTGATGAAGGTGGTGAACCTGTACACGGCCACCGGCCGCGTGCCGGTCGCCGTGACGCACGACGGCCACCGCATCCGCTACCCGGACCCGCACACCTCCATTGGTGACACCATCGTGTACAACGTCAAGGAGAAGAAGTGCGTGGACCTGATCAAGAACCGCCAGGGCAAGGCCGTGATCGTGACCGGCGGCGCCAACCGCGGCCGCATCGGCGAGATCGTGAAGGTGGAGTGCCACCCCGGCGCGTTCAACATTGCGCACCTGAAGGACGCGTCCGGCGCGGAGTTCGCCACCCGTGCCGCGAACATCTTCGTGATCGGCAAGGACCTGAACAACCTGCAGGTGACGGTGCCGAAGCAGCAGGGTCTGCGCATGAACGTGATCCAGGAGCGCGAGGAGCGCCTGATCGCGGCCGAGGCACGCAAGAACGCGCCGGCTCGCGGTGCCCGCAAGGCCCGCAAGTGA
- a CDS encoding putative 40S ribosomal protein S4 has product MAKKHLKRLYAPKDWMLSKLTGVFAPRPRPGPHKLRECLPLLVIIRNRLKYALNAREGEMILRQGLVHVDNHPRRDGKYPAGFMDVVEIPKTGDRFRLMYDVKGRFALVNLSEAEAQIKLMKVVNLYTATGRVPVAVTHDGHRIRYPDPHTSIGDTIVYNVKEKKCVDLIKNRQGKAVIVTGGANRGRIGEIVKVECHPGAFNIAHLKDASGAEFATRAANIFVIGKDLNNLQVTVPKQQGLRMNVIQEREERLIAAEARKNAPARGARKARK; this is encoded by the coding sequence ATGGCCAAGAAGCACCTCAAGCGCTTGTATGCGCCCAAGGACTGGATGCTGAGCAAGCTGACCGGCGTGTTCGCGCCGCGTCCGCGTCCGGGTCCACACAAGCTGCGCGAgtgcctgccgctgctggtgatcATCCGCAACCGGCTGAAGTACGCGCTGAACGCGCGCGAGGGTGAGATGATCCTGCGCCAGGGCCTGGTGCACGTGGACAACCACccgcgccgcgacggcaAGTACCCCGCCGGATTCATGGACGTGGTCGAGATCCCGAAGACGGGCGACCGCTTCCGCCTGATGTACGACGTCAAGGGCCGCTTCGCGTTGGTGAACCTGtccgaggcggaggcgcagatCAAGCTGATGAAGGTGGTGAACCTGTACACGGCCACCGGCCGCGTGCCGGTCGCCGTGACGCACGACGGCCACCGCATCCGCTACCCGGACCCGCACACCTCCATTGGTGACACCATCGTGTACAACGTCAAGGAGAAGAAGTGCGTGGACCTGATCAAGAACCGCCAGGGCAAGGCCGTGATCGTGACCGGCGGCGCCAACCGCGGCCGCATCGGCGAGATCGTGAAGGTGGAGTGCCACCCCGGCGCGTTCAACATTGCGCACCTGAAGGACGCGTCCGGCGCGGAGTTCGCCACCCGTGCCGCGAACATCTTCGTGATCGGCAAGGACCTGAACAACCTGCAGGTGACGGTGCCGAAGCAGCAGGGTCTGCGCATGAACGTGATCCAGGAGCGCGAGGAGCGCCTGATCGCGGCCGAGGCACGCAAGAACGCGCCGGCTCGCGGTGCCCGCAAGGCCCGCAAGTGA
- a CDS encoding DNA/RNA non-specific endonuclease-like protein, whose protein sequence is MESVPAKPAAVQPSTLGSSRDCVTPEVSLPSLILLFPPCCAQAARRLLHDHAYFAAGSVRGARAQPTLTSSLSSPAPSQPPKLWLTCTTAAVAGTCGVIVGVHLSPWLSRRPAHLYTQREAKRRNSLRLLPSPAAAAWPGSWWWRRLWCTSAHRSVSKTRRLDYGHAAEWLAACTGRRWLPQRISRPTLLKLYSPACHSRLSSADRDTAKEVQWGTRMINKGTRPLAKCPAVAAAAKGSTASLAASALFSIAHLTRAPLHRWQPLPQHLVDVFVSATCQNTENQGSATLAAASPLLCLPRQRFTLLYDPVARLPVWCGYYLTRDTVDRARRQSRCSTFFTDRSLDKTARRVPAELKARGHDRGHLAPHASVAASPQAAIEAALLSNVLLQHRQINRGVWRWLEAATRAYVRQLPLADVPHAVATQQQRVRKESSTGAVGAGAAPPSEAANSTQGGPTPVPPRHGVGFKGRRGRPPKSASPPFLSPARYSSTCRHAPKRSSRSGSHQGLPRDSELIARLLAAPGVGSGTGSHLRLQGDGVRGGVTRTLRRCREWWRRWWSHGSGGAFCRHRERKVAVNVGPLYYRQSNDGGQGNGRGSGMATVRTPAIAAASSGAAALPFLCWSRSRKARQGRRRGSPASPPTWSSPPPPSLFIPDAFFFSLWNVHTHEHVHLIVPNRPDAASIRAVTAAVAARRSTAAGAAASKSFPSRRRRRHRSTHPSRWPSDSLETALRSLVVSTVELEQLFAESLVELRSRCMSVGVTEATSRDSMSSIDRAASSIALRTHFSLFPVYRQRWMWRHCGSGDGSR, encoded by the coding sequence ATGGAGAGCGTACCCGCTAAGCCGGCCGCTGTGCAGCCATCGACACTCGGCTCATCACGCGACTGCGTAACACCAGAGGTCTCGCTGCCTTCACTAATTTTGCTCTTTCCGCCGTGTTGCGCACAGGCAGCGCGACGCCTGTTGCATGACCACGCGTACTTTGCAGCTGGGTCGGTGCGCGGGGCTCGTGCACAGCCGACGCTAACATCATCGCTGTCGTCCcccgcgccgtcgcagccgcctAAGTTGTGGCTGACatgcaccaccgcagccgttGCGGGCACCTGCGGTGTTATCGTCGGTGTGCACCTGAGCCCTTGGCTGAGCCGACGTCCAGCTCACTTGTACACTCAGCGCGAGGCCAAGCGCCGCAAttcgctgcggctgctgccttctcccgcagcagccgcatgGCCggggtcgtggtggtggcggaggctCTGGTGCACCTCAGCACATCGATCCGTGAGCAAGACGCGCCGGCTTGACTACGGACATGCCGCAGAGTGGTTGGCTGCCTGCACAGGCCGCCGCTGGCTCCCACAGCGCATCTCACGGCCCACGCTGCTGAAGCTCTACTCCCCTGCGTGCCACTCGCGGCTGAGCAGTGCCGATCGCGACACTGCCAAAGAAGTTCAGTGGGGCACGCGTATGATAAACAAAGGCACGCGCCCTCTCGCAAAGTgccccgccgtcgcagcagcagccaaaggctccaccgcctcccttgCCGCCTCGGCACTCTTCTCGATCGCGCATCTCACACGAGCACCCCTGCATCGGTGGcaaccgctgccgcagcacttGGTAGACGTCTTCGTCTCCGCTACTTGTCAGAACACCGAGAACCAGGGTTCCGCAACTttggcggctgcgtcgccgcttcTGTGTCTACCACGCCAGCGGTTTACACTGTTATACGATCCCGTCGCTCGTCTTCCTGTGTGGTGCGGGTACTATCTCACCCGCGACACGGTCGACCGTGCACGGCGAcagagccgctgcagcaccttcttCACGGACCGTTCACTGGACAAGACAGCGCGACGGGTACCGGCGGAGCTAAAGGCACGCGGACACGATCGCGGTCATCTCGCCCCGCATGCGTCTGTCGCCGCGAGTCCGCAGGCGGCCATCGAGGCGGCTCTGCTGTCGAATGTGCTGCTGCAACACCGCCAGATCAACCGAGGTGTGTGGCGCTGGCTGGAAGCGGCGACGAGGGCGTACGTGCGACAGCTGCCGCTTGCCGATGtgccgcacgccgtggcaactcagcagcagcgcgtgagAAAGGAAAGTTCGACTGGCGCTGTGGGTGCAGGGGCTGCACCCCCTTCAGAAGCCGCAAACTCCACGCAGGGAGGTCCAACGCCTGTACCTCCGCGCCACGGTGTTGGATTTAAGGGACGCCGTGGGCGTCCGCCGAAgtcggcgtcaccgccgttTCTTTCACCAGCTCGCTACAGCTCTACTTGTCGTCATGCACCGAAGAGGAGCAGTCGCAGCGGCTCACACCAAGGCTTACCGCGGGACAGTGAGCTCATCGCCCGCCTGCTCGCCGCGCCAGGCGTCGGAAGCGGGACTGGCTCGCACTTGAGACTCCAAGGAGATGGTGTTCGGGGAGGCGTGACACGAACGCTTCGACGTTGCCGCGaatggtggcggcggtggtggtcgcacggcagcggtggagccTTTTGTCGCCACCGTGAGCGCAAGGTCGCTGTCAATGTAGGGCCACTTTACTACCGGCAGTCGAATGATGGAGGGCAGGGCAACGGGCGGGGCAGTGGCATGGCGACAGTGAGGACGCCCGCCATCGCTGCAGCATCAtctggtgccgccgcactCCCTTTTTTGTGCTGGTCCAGGTCGAGGAAGGCCCGTCAAGGGCGGAGGCGTGGAAGCCCAGCCTCGCCTCCGACATggtcctcgccgccgccgccgtcactcTTCATCCCTGACGCCTTCTTCTTCTCGCTGTGGAACGTGCACACTCATGAGCATGTGCACCTGATTGTACCGAACCGCCCCGACGCAGCTTCGATACGAGCGGTCActgcggccgtggcggccaggcgttcgacagcagcgggagcagcggcgtcgaagTCGTTCCCAtcgcggcgacgacgacgacaccgcTCGACGCACCCGTCGAGATGGCCATCAGACAGTTTGGAGACGGCGCTACGATCCCTCGTAGTGTCTACAGTAGAGCTGGAACAACTTTTCGCCGAGTCGTTGGTAGAGCTGCGCTCACGATGCATGTCGGTCGGCGTGACGGAGGCGACCAGCCGCGACAGCATGAGCAGCATCGATCGCGCCGCTTCGTCGATAGCGCTGCGGACGCACTTTAGCCTCTTCCCAGTCTATCGACAGCGATGGATGTGGCGGCactgcggcagtggtgacGGCAGTCGCTGA
- a CDS encoding putative XPA-interacting protein has protein sequence MVDTSSSAPASASPPITTSSTETTPVVILVVGMAGTGKTTLVHRMQHYAHANGIRSYFINLDPAVTHTPYNVNIDIRDSVKYGEVMKNYRLGPNGAIMTSLNLFATKIHQVVSLLEKKKATLDWIIVDTPGQIEVFTWSASGHLIADSFGAVLPTVLLFVADTVRCVSSPQTFVSTMLYSSGIMLKQQVPLVVVFNKTDVVSADSVIAWMRDNDALDEAVTNPRRSNQSRRAVSGEPGDDENADWRGEGTRIGAAALGSQEVLPANQENSYAGTLAQSMSLFLHEFYEDLPYAAVSAASGAGMSELAASIERGKQQALEAKAARTAP, from the coding sequence ATGGTCGACACATCTTCGTCTGCCCCGGCCTCAGCCTCGCCACCCATCACCACTTCTTCCACCGAGACAACGCCAGTGGTGATCCTTGTGGTGGGCATGGCCGGCACTGGCAAAACAACGCTGGTGCATCGCATGCAGCACTACGCCCACGCGAACGGCATCCGCTCGTACTTCATCAACCTCGACCCCGCCGTGACCCACACCCCGTACAACGTGAACATCGACATCCGTGACAGCGTGAAGTATGGGGAGGTCATGAAGAACTACCGGCTGGGCCCGAACGGCGCTATCATGACGTCGCTGAACCTCTTCGCCACAAAGATTCACCAGgtcgtgtcgctgctggagaagaagaaggcgacACTGGACTGGATCATTGTGGACACACCTGGCCAGATCGAGGTGTTCACGTGGTCCGCCTCAGGGCATCTCATCGCAGATTCGTTTGGTGCTGTGCTCCCTACGGTGCTCCTCTTCGTCGCCGACACGGTGCGTTGTGTGAGCAGCCCGCAAACTTTCGTGTCGACCATGTTGTACTCGAGCGGCATCATGCTCAAGCAGCAGGTGCCCCTCGTCGTGGTGTTCAACAAGACCGACGTGGTGTCTGCAGACTCGGTGATTGCGTGGATGCGGGACAACGACGCACTTGACGAGGCTGTGACTAACCCCCGCCGCAGCAATCAGAGCAGACGCGCCGTCTCCGGAGAGCCCGGCGATGACGAGAATGCCGACTGGCGGGGCGAGGGCACGCGCATCGGGGCGGCCGCGCTCGGCTCCCAGGAGGTGCTGCCCGCCAACCAAGAGAACAGCTACGCGGGGACGCTGGCGCAGTCTATGTCTCTGTTCCTGCATGAGTTCTACGAAGACCTACCATACGCAGCAgtgtcggcggcgtcggGTGCGGGCATGAGCGAGCTCGCAGCCTCCATTGAGCGGGGCAAGCAACAGGCACTCGAGGCCAAGGCAGCGCGTACTGCGCCATGA